In Maridesulfovibrio sp., a single genomic region encodes these proteins:
- a CDS encoding manganese-dependent inorganic pyrophosphatase yields MAIIAVGHKNPDTDTIASAIAIADLWSKVKEETKAVAQGEVAPETAFVLEKFGCAAPEIVTDATDQKVILVDHSDLAQSMDNLGKGEVVAVVDHHKLGDVTTPNPLEMWVWPVGCTGTVINSMYKFYNVEIPKNIAGILLCAILSDTVMFKSVTCTDADKAAVEELAKIAGVADVMALGMEMFNVKSAVAGATMSELIFRDYKDFDMSGNKVGIGQLEVVDLSVFDNIKADLYAELEKVKADGRHSCFLLLTDIMKEGSEMLIVSDDPSVVEKAFGVAPEGTKVYLEGVMSRKKQVVPNFEKAFSA; encoded by the coding sequence ATGGCTATTATTGCTGTTGGACACAAAAACCCCGATACCGATACCATTGCTTCCGCAATTGCTATCGCAGACCTGTGGTCCAAGGTCAAAGAAGAAACCAAAGCTGTTGCTCAGGGTGAAGTTGCTCCTGAAACCGCTTTCGTACTGGAAAAATTCGGTTGCGCTGCTCCCGAAATCGTAACTGACGCCACCGATCAGAAAGTGATCCTCGTTGACCACTCCGACCTGGCTCAGAGCATGGACAACCTCGGCAAGGGTGAAGTTGTTGCCGTTGTCGACCACCACAAACTCGGTGATGTAACCACCCCCAACCCCCTCGAAATGTGGGTATGGCCTGTTGGCTGCACCGGTACCGTAATCAACTCCATGTACAAGTTCTACAATGTTGAAATTCCCAAAAACATTGCCGGTATCCTGCTCTGTGCCATCCTCTCCGATACCGTAATGTTCAAGTCCGTAACCTGCACCGATGCTGACAAGGCTGCTGTTGAAGAACTGGCCAAGATTGCCGGCGTTGCAGACGTTATGGCTCTCGGAATGGAAATGTTCAACGTTAAGTCCGCTGTTGCCGGTGCAACCATGAGCGAACTGATTTTCCGTGACTACAAGGACTTCGACATGTCCGGCAATAAAGTCGGCATCGGCCAGCTCGAAGTTGTTGATCTGTCCGTATTCGACAACATTAAGGCTGATCTTTACGCTGAACTTGAAAAAGTTAAAGCTGACGGCCGTCACAGCTGCTTCCTGCTGCTTACCGACATCATGAAAGAAGGTTCCGAAATGCTCATCGTTTCCGATGATCCTTCCGTTGTCGAAAAAGCTTTCGGCGTTGCTCCCGAAGGTACCAAAGTATACCTTGAAGGCGTAATGTCCCGTAAAAAACAGGTTGTTCCTAACTTCGAGAAAGCTTTCTCCGCATAA
- a CDS encoding MoaD/ThiS family protein: MNITLLCYATFSEKAPENSENYPINDGETVSDVLERVGIPIEEVKIVFINGVSSAFDKVLADGDRVGVFPAVGGG; encoded by the coding sequence ATGAATATTACTTTACTCTGTTACGCAACTTTTTCTGAAAAAGCCCCTGAGAATTCTGAAAACTATCCGATAAATGATGGTGAAACTGTCAGCGATGTTCTTGAGAGAGTCGGCATTCCGATTGAAGAAGTAAAAATTGTGTTCATTAACGGCGTTTCTTCGGCGTTTGACAAAGTGCTTGCAGATGGGGACAGGGTCGGTGTTTTCCCCGCTGTCGGCGGTGGTTGA
- a CDS encoding DNA integrity scanning protein DisA nucleotide-binding domain protein: MSSESFANLCIFHIMDGLRDGLSHFSGASRAALVYAVNPEDPLHIYDPQDLLREHEPKLQEYYFESNEWRAGSAHDDSTRLIEVIPSRDLALAGLITCSARSSSIFYQCWFTEQHPDMCSTGPTESWMEYAAMLLSQDFATQNILRIDSSGHLLREYSTHAVRDFIVDQRNRIMGWDTQLRVYPILDAVLGISKTREEGAWAKGDLIFIEPSELDSIKYMAKFPENERPSLKNHKHVRKLLQSVENSSRKLVSDGRCVVGIASIGPTNNSISAFFKGDWGLLYLGGDPVCSFADAKFSSTNYKPNLVQLEEFLLEIDLTAEARHKLFQLIIRIIASANHRRHGCTLVLDFNDTPVEIAGQTLEEPLDLNQPEIRGLARSLTKLDGAVHICKDLKLHGFACLLDGKAVTGENRARGARFNSALRFTAKYDNLIVIVVSSDKPVSIIQHGVELTAHCEWKQMFSCVRTPPLLETWLQG; encoded by the coding sequence ATGAGTTCAGAATCTTTTGCCAATTTATGTATTTTTCACATAATGGACGGGCTGCGGGACGGGCTTTCACACTTTTCAGGAGCCAGCAGGGCGGCACTTGTTTATGCCGTCAATCCCGAGGACCCGTTACACATATACGATCCGCAGGACCTCCTCAGGGAACACGAGCCTAAGCTTCAGGAGTACTACTTCGAATCAAACGAATGGCGGGCAGGTTCTGCCCATGATGACAGCACCCGTCTTATCGAAGTAATTCCGTCACGGGACCTGGCCCTGGCGGGGTTGATAACATGCAGTGCCCGGTCAAGCAGCATATTCTACCAGTGCTGGTTCACGGAACAGCACCCGGACATGTGTTCGACCGGCCCGACAGAAAGCTGGATGGAATATGCAGCCATGCTCCTCTCACAGGATTTTGCAACCCAGAACATACTGCGTATAGACAGTTCCGGACATCTGCTGCGGGAATATTCCACGCATGCGGTACGTGATTTCATAGTGGACCAGCGTAACCGGATCATGGGCTGGGACACCCAGTTGAGGGTCTACCCTATACTTGATGCTGTACTTGGAATTTCCAAAACCCGCGAAGAAGGAGCCTGGGCCAAAGGAGACCTTATATTCATTGAACCCTCGGAACTGGATTCAATAAAATACATGGCCAAATTCCCCGAAAATGAGCGCCCTTCTCTCAAAAACCATAAACACGTGCGCAAACTTCTTCAGTCAGTGGAAAACTCAAGCCGCAAACTGGTATCGGACGGCAGATGTGTTGTCGGCATAGCTTCCATCGGGCCGACAAACAACTCCATCTCGGCATTTTTCAAAGGAGACTGGGGCCTGCTCTACCTTGGCGGAGACCCTGTATGCAGTTTTGCGGACGCCAAATTTTCCTCCACCAATTACAAGCCGAACCTTGTTCAGCTTGAAGAGTTCCTGCTTGAAATAGACCTGACGGCTGAAGCCCGCCATAAACTTTTTCAACTGATCATCAGAATCATCGCCAGCGCCAACCACCGCAGACACGGCTGCACGCTGGTACTGGACTTTAATGACACCCCGGTGGAAATCGCCGGGCAGACCCTTGAAGAACCGCTTGATCTGAATCAACCCGAAATTCGTGGTCTGGCCAGGTCCCTCACCAAACTGGACGGCGCTGTGCATATATGCAAGGATCTCAAACTGCACGGCTTTGCCTGCCTGCTGGACGGCAAGGCGGTCACCGGCGAAAACAGAGCCAGAGGAGCAAGATTCAATTCAGCTCTGCGCTTTACCGCCAAGTATGACAACCTCATCGTGATTGTTGTTTCTTCCGACAAACCGGTATCAATAATCCAGCACGGAGTGGAACTGACCGCACATTGCGAATGGAAACAGATGTTCTCCTGCGTCAGAACCCCGCCCCTTCTTGAAACCTGGCTGCAAGGATAG
- a CDS encoding PTS sugar transporter subunit IIA, protein MNISDNLAKNLVIYELESSDKSGVLREMVSTLPAAGLDVDVDNAIKVLNDREKLGTTGIGDGIAIPHGKLDCLEEIVVIVGRSGEGVDFEALDMQPCRIFFMVLAPEKGAGAHLKVLAQISRQLKDPAYRQAFIDTEDEQELFKLLGVG, encoded by the coding sequence ATGAATATAAGTGATAATCTGGCGAAGAACCTTGTTATATATGAATTGGAAAGCTCCGACAAAAGCGGGGTTTTGAGGGAAATGGTCTCCACCCTTCCTGCCGCAGGGCTGGATGTGGATGTGGACAACGCCATCAAGGTTCTTAATGATCGTGAAAAACTCGGAACAACCGGTATAGGGGATGGCATAGCCATCCCCCACGGTAAACTTGATTGCCTGGAAGAAATCGTGGTTATCGTCGGCAGGTCCGGCGAGGGCGTGGATTTTGAAGCGCTTGATATGCAGCCGTGCCGAATCTTTTTTATGGTCCTGGCCCCTGAAAAAGGGGCCGGTGCCCATCTCAAGGTTCTGGCGCAGATTTCCCGGCAACTGAAAGACCCCGCCTACCGGCAGGCCTTCATAGATACTGAGGATGAGCAGGAACTGTTTAAGCTCCTCGGTGTAGGCTGA
- the hpf gene encoding ribosome hibernation-promoting factor, HPF/YfiA family, whose product MNVAFTFKNFDASEHLKEYANSRFSKLEKYVTNPENTEMQVNLSVDKFRHVAEVVLSSDYMHISAYEVSEDMYSTVDMVLDKLEAQLRRAREKVISRRRKDAGAGSAHMDIISYADEETYREPVIVESDSFVPKPMSVDEAAEQLQTMGHEFLVFRNADNEAINVIYRRNNGDFGLIDPGY is encoded by the coding sequence ATGAACGTAGCATTCACCTTTAAGAATTTTGATGCATCTGAACATCTGAAGGAATATGCAAATAGCCGTTTCTCCAAGCTTGAGAAGTATGTGACCAATCCTGAAAACACCGAAATGCAGGTAAACCTGTCGGTGGACAAGTTCAGGCATGTGGCTGAGGTGGTTTTAAGCTCCGATTATATGCACATAAGCGCATATGAAGTGTCAGAAGACATGTATTCCACTGTGGACATGGTTCTTGACAAGCTCGAAGCACAGCTGCGCCGTGCCCGCGAAAAGGTGATAAGCCGTCGGCGCAAGGATGCGGGTGCCGGTTCAGCACATATGGATATAATCAGCTATGCTGACGAGGAAACCTATAGGGAACCTGTGATCGTAGAGTCCGATTCCTTTGTTCCCAAGCCCATGAGTGTGGATGAGGCCGCAGAGCAGCTTCAGACCATGGGGCACGAATTCCTCGTATTCCGCAATGCTGATAATGAAGCAATCAACGTGATTTACCGCCGCAACAACGGCGACTTCGGTTTGATTGACCCGGGATACTAA
- the rapZ gene encoding RNase adapter RapZ, translating into MEGSESFPVIVVSGLSGAGKSTVLKVFEDLRFFCVDGMPAGMLPRMVKLFTGQDRMYRGLVLGMDLRQHDFIDEWENTRAELAGEGFRPSLLFLEARLPELVRRYATTRRPHPLEACNIGLEQALEEEKEILSPLREQADLVIDTTTYSIHDLRRSIQEKWSELTEKSSGLRVHVMSFGFKHDVPTAADMVMDLRFLPNPYFDLNLRPLSGKDKAISDYVLGTEPGSVFIEKYLDFLQYVLPLYEAEGRYRLTIAVGCTGGRHRSVATAERIFATLKDKGYLVSLEHKHIHLK; encoded by the coding sequence ATGGAAGGGTCTGAATCATTCCCGGTTATTGTGGTAAGCGGACTGTCCGGGGCCGGCAAGTCTACGGTGCTCAAGGTCTTTGAAGACCTTAGGTTTTTCTGTGTGGACGGAATGCCGGCCGGCATGCTGCCGAGAATGGTCAAGCTGTTTACAGGACAGGACCGGATGTACCGCGGGCTGGTGCTGGGAATGGACCTTAGGCAGCATGATTTTATTGACGAGTGGGAGAATACCCGCGCTGAACTGGCGGGTGAAGGGTTTCGCCCAAGCCTGCTCTTTCTGGAAGCGCGCCTGCCTGAACTTGTCCGCCGGTACGCCACAACCCGCCGTCCTCACCCCCTTGAGGCCTGTAACATAGGCCTGGAGCAGGCTCTTGAAGAGGAAAAGGAGATTCTTTCCCCCCTTCGAGAACAGGCTGATCTTGTTATCGATACAACTACTTATTCCATTCACGACCTGCGTCGCAGCATTCAGGAAAAATGGTCGGAACTGACCGAAAAGTCATCCGGACTGCGGGTGCATGTCATGTCTTTCGGGTTCAAGCATGATGTCCCGACTGCTGCAGATATGGTCATGGACCTGCGCTTTCTGCCCAATCCGTATTTTGATTTGAATCTCAGGCCTCTTTCAGGGAAGGACAAGGCCATTTCGGATTACGTCCTCGGCACGGAGCCGGGGTCGGTTTTTATTGAGAAATATCTCGATTTCCTTCAATATGTGCTTCCTCTTTACGAGGCTGAAGGGCGGTACCGGCTGACCATAGCCGTGGGGTGCACCGGCGGCAGGCACAGGTCCGTGGCAACCGCCGAAAGGATATTTGCAACTCTCAAAGATAAAGGGTATCTTGTTTCTTTGGAACATAAGCATATCCACCTGAAATAA
- a CDS encoding YgiQ family radical SAM protein, translating into MKQSIIAEKRSQPKFLPMSRQEMDKLGWDRPDILLISGDSYIDHPSFGIPLLGRVLSAHGFKVALVCQPSQDDLKKIESMGPPRLYSGVSAGALDSMVAHYTAFRKKRSDDAYTPGGKSGARPNRAVIVYTNMLRQAFKGVPVIIGGIEASLRRISHYDFWTDKVRKPILMDSKADLLVYGMGERAMLEAAVRLADENYPADRALKGIRGTAFMGSDEDIPETAERVQLPSHADILADPRQLMEATIALEEQVHHGTAWATQQVDNRQVIITPPADYLETDELDWLYSLPYARMPHPSYKDRIPAADMIEFSITSHRGCGGGCSFCSIAMHQGRHIRSRSRKSILAEIKRMNNHPEFKGSISDIGGPSANMWNAQCTLQRGKCKRKSCLVPGVCPNFKYNQKANLDLLREADRQEGVKHVRVASGVRYDLGQKDPASLKAIFKEFVGGQLKVAPEHISPSVLKHMRKPQLHIFESFLEMFAEESRKAGKEQYVIPYLMSAFPGCTDQDMRMLSSWLAARGWRPRQVQCFIPTPGTIATAMFHCGKDPDGNSIFVAKTDAMRLKQHRILIPDPGKDPRAGGKNRPAKKSPKKAGSHKNQEDKSTPKTGGSKQTAGNKNLNRNKTKKSFTKKKKIK; encoded by the coding sequence ATGAAACAAAGCATCATAGCCGAAAAAAGATCCCAACCTAAATTTCTGCCCATGTCCAGACAGGAAATGGACAAGCTGGGCTGGGACAGGCCGGACATATTACTCATCTCGGGAGATAGTTACATAGACCATCCCAGCTTCGGAATCCCGCTGCTAGGCAGGGTACTGTCAGCCCATGGATTCAAGGTGGCTCTTGTCTGCCAGCCTTCTCAGGACGACCTCAAGAAAATCGAATCAATGGGTCCGCCGAGACTTTACTCCGGAGTTTCCGCCGGAGCGCTTGATTCCATGGTGGCGCACTACACAGCCTTTCGCAAAAAAAGAAGCGATGACGCCTACACACCCGGCGGGAAATCCGGAGCCCGTCCGAACAGAGCCGTAATAGTATACACAAACATGCTCAGGCAGGCTTTCAAGGGTGTTCCCGTAATAATCGGAGGCATTGAAGCATCCCTGCGCCGAATCTCCCATTATGATTTCTGGACGGATAAAGTACGCAAACCGATCCTCATGGACAGCAAGGCGGACCTGCTTGTTTACGGCATGGGAGAACGCGCTATGCTGGAGGCGGCTGTTCGTCTGGCAGATGAGAATTATCCCGCAGACCGGGCACTGAAGGGAATTCGCGGAACAGCGTTCATGGGTTCCGATGAAGATATTCCGGAGACAGCTGAAAGAGTGCAGCTCCCCTCGCATGCAGACATTCTGGCAGACCCGCGGCAATTGATGGAAGCGACCATAGCTCTGGAAGAACAGGTCCACCACGGAACGGCCTGGGCGACACAGCAGGTTGACAACAGACAGGTCATAATCACCCCGCCAGCGGATTATCTGGAAACGGATGAACTTGACTGGCTGTACTCCCTGCCCTACGCGCGCATGCCCCACCCTTCCTACAAGGATAGGATTCCGGCCGCAGACATGATCGAATTCAGCATCACATCCCACCGGGGCTGCGGTGGAGGATGCTCTTTCTGCTCTATCGCCATGCATCAGGGCCGGCACATTCGCTCAAGGAGCAGAAAATCCATTCTTGCGGAAATTAAACGCATGAATAACCATCCTGAATTCAAAGGGTCAATTTCAGATATCGGCGGACCGAGCGCAAACATGTGGAATGCGCAGTGCACTCTGCAGCGCGGAAAATGCAAACGCAAAAGCTGCCTGGTTCCGGGAGTCTGTCCCAATTTCAAATACAATCAGAAAGCAAATCTGGACCTGCTGCGAGAAGCGGACAGACAGGAAGGGGTAAAACACGTCCGGGTGGCAAGCGGTGTACGCTACGATCTCGGCCAGAAGGACCCTGCAAGCTTAAAAGCCATTTTCAAAGAATTTGTGGGCGGTCAACTCAAAGTGGCTCCGGAGCACATTTCTCCATCGGTGCTTAAACATATGCGTAAGCCGCAACTGCATATTTTCGAAAGCTTTCTGGAAATGTTTGCGGAAGAATCGCGTAAGGCAGGCAAGGAGCAGTATGTCATTCCTTATCTCATGAGCGCGTTTCCCGGATGCACGGATCAGGATATGCGCATGCTCTCCTCCTGGCTGGCTGCGCGTGGCTGGAGACCCCGCCAGGTGCAATGCTTCATCCCTACACCCGGAACAATAGCCACGGCCATGTTCCACTGCGGTAAAGATCCGGACGGCAACAGTATCTTCGTTGCCAAAACAGACGCCATGCGCCTCAAGCAGCATCGTATCTTGATCCCTGATCCGGGAAAGGACCCAAGGGCGGGAGGGAAGAACAGGCCTGCCAAAAAATCCCCAAAAAAAGCGGGCAGTCATAAAAATCAGGAAGACAAATCGACTCCCAAAACAGGCGGTTCAAAACAGACCGCCGGAAATAAAAATTTAAACCGCAACAAAACAAAAAAAAGCTTCACAAAGAAGAAAAAAATAAAGTAA
- a CDS encoding PTS sugar transporter subunit IIB — protein MQWVRIDNRLVHGQIIETWLPYTHARHIIVVDDSVADDSLQQQIMSLAIPQSVTCSFSRVEDLNARLMAVPCEQRGSMIILFSSCADVRRALEAGFSFNSVNIGNIHYGPGKKQISPSVALSSDDESCLHYFKGRGIELDFRCVPNDPVQVRFA, from the coding sequence ATGCAGTGGGTGCGAATTGATAACAGGCTTGTTCACGGGCAGATTATTGAAACATGGTTACCGTACACCCACGCCAGACACATTATCGTGGTGGATGATTCCGTGGCCGATGACAGCCTGCAGCAACAGATAATGTCCCTTGCCATTCCACAATCAGTGACCTGTTCGTTCTCCAGAGTCGAGGATCTCAACGCCAGACTCATGGCTGTTCCCTGTGAACAGCGCGGGAGCATGATCATTCTTTTTTCATCCTGTGCCGACGTGCGTCGCGCACTTGAAGCCGGTTTCAGTTTCAATTCCGTCAATATAGGAAATATTCATTACGGCCCCGGCAAAAAGCAGATTTCTCCCAGTGTTGCGCTCAGTTCCGATGATGAGTCCTGTCTGCATTATTTCAAAGGCCGTGGGATAGAGTTGGATTTCCGCTGTGTACCAAATGATCCTGTTCAGGTGAGGTTCGCATGA
- the panD gene encoding aspartate 1-decarboxylase, which translates to MGNRCLLNSKIHRATITDANIDYEGSISIDVDLLEKAGILPYERVDVLNVDNGERLTTYAIEGGPGEFCLNGAAAHKGEVGQKIIICSYTWLDEDELALHRPKVVLLGDGNKVKKA; encoded by the coding sequence ATGGGCAATCGTTGCCTCTTGAATTCAAAAATTCATCGAGCCACCATAACCGATGCAAATATTGATTATGAAGGCTCAATTTCCATCGATGTTGATCTGTTGGAAAAAGCGGGAATTCTTCCCTACGAGCGAGTCGATGTTCTGAACGTCGACAACGGTGAAAGGCTTACCACATACGCCATTGAAGGCGGTCCGGGTGAGTTTTGTCTTAACGGTGCGGCCGCACACAAGGGTGAGGTCGGACAAAAAATCATTATCTGTTCTTATACCTGGCTGGATGAAGACGAACTGGCTCTGCACAGGCCCAAGGTCGTTTTGCTGGGGGACGGGAACAAGGTTAAAAAAGCTTGA
- a CDS encoding PTS sugar transporter subunit IIA — MGTESSKIGIVLVTHGNFGKSLVDAAELIVGPQDYVSSVSVDVSQGIDAAMDFLKKTVAEVSNGVGVLVLTDMFGGTPTNLSLSMLQGEKIEVVTGVSLPMLLKALQKRNESLQTLADEVSKAGVKGIVIAGEMLRKRTSKG, encoded by the coding sequence ATGGGCACTGAATCAAGCAAAATAGGAATTGTCCTTGTTACTCATGGTAACTTCGGAAAGTCGCTGGTTGATGCGGCTGAACTTATTGTCGGTCCGCAGGATTACGTCAGCTCGGTAAGCGTTGACGTTTCTCAGGGGATTGACGCTGCCATGGATTTTCTCAAGAAAACGGTTGCGGAAGTTTCTAACGGTGTCGGAGTGCTGGTCCTTACAGACATGTTCGGCGGTACTCCTACCAACCTGAGTCTTTCCATGCTGCAGGGTGAAAAGATCGAGGTTGTTACCGGTGTCAGCCTGCCCATGCTGCTCAAGGCATTGCAGAAACGGAATGAATCATTGCAGACGCTGGCCGATGAGGTCAGCAAGGCCGGAGTAAAAGGGATTGTCATTGCCGGTGAAATGCTGCGAAAACGAACTTCGAAGGGGTAG